A segment of the Populus nigra chromosome 12, ddPopNigr1.1, whole genome shotgun sequence genome:
tagaagatAGATGTAAATGTAGatatttgatttcaaaacatgagTCATAGACTcgattgtatttaataatattattttttaaaattaatattttatttaataaaataaaaaaaagtacgcataggaaaacaattttataaaattaaagagaaaaacaattaagtGGAACTGCACAGAACAAAATATCTCATATGATcaggaaaacaaatttaaacatattcataaactaagtaaaaattaaattatactttgtcaaaaaaacatcataaaaattgtaaaaactgaaaaaaatcaaccaataaaaaaactcacacaaaaagataaaattgaaagaaaaaaaaattaaaaaaaatcaataaacccATAAAATGAGGCTTAAGCACTCGGGCTAGGCATGGGTGGCCAACGAATTTAGGttgagttatttattttatattatttttcaaggtACGAACCCTTAtttctttggaaaaaaaaacatgtggcaAGCAACTTATACCCGCTGGGCCAATTTCTTGCAAGCAGAAGGTTGATGGAAATTCAcgtcaaggtttttttttttacctaaaagcttaattttcaacCCTTTATTTTTACCCAAAACACTTTATACAGTTTGATAAACTTATTTATGGTTTAAAATAACCTAAATAGCaacctaaaaactaaaaatcaaaaagCTTTTTGAGTTCTTATCTACCATTTTAGGTGATGGAAATGACAGAATACATAGGTGAGACTCTCCTCATCGAATGAaactcattaatattaatatcaatctTTTTTACAACCTAAATCAGTGTTAACCGatactttctctttctattatCAAAATTTAGTCAAGTTCTCTCTCTTCCTTCAAACGAGGGactaagaaataagaaaaataattttatggaccaaattgaaattttaaaaaccaaaagggtcaaaagaaaagaaaataaaaggtataaggatcaaaataaactttttacaCAAACTTTAAAAGTGCCactattttttccttctttttccaCTTCGGTTGTCCatctttcaatcattttcttttcaacaaaTCAGAGCAAATTAACAATCAATTTGGCCACAAAATTACTAAattgaggagaaaaaaatactttcatgtccaaattataaaaaaaatcattatgtgAATTGTGAAGGGTAAACAATAGCATGGGGAACAATATTTTCCCCACTccttttagaatttataataattataattataataaatgattttttttaaatcatttcaagccatgagaagaaaaagaataccTCGAATGAAACTATACTAAGATCGATCTTTTTCATGGTCTAAATTAGTGTCAACAAAGACTTTATCTCTATCTCTCAACCACTAGAATTCaataactttctttcttttctctcacaTTAgatactgaaaaataaaaaaaatgtaattctaAGTCCgacttaaaattttgaaaaccaaagggatcaaaaaaaagaaattgaaaaatataaaaatcaaaataaagtttccTGTAAACTGATGCtactaagtttttcttttttttccactttaattttttatctttcaatcatATTCTTGGTCAACAAATCAGGGTCAATTGGCCATGAAAAGATCGAATTGAGGAGGAAAAAACTTTAatgaccaaattaaaataaaaatcactctaACAATTCACAGTAAATTATGAAAGAATGAACACAGAAAATAATATTCTCCTAAGCCTTTAAGAGTTTgttataatcataattataataaacgaTTTTTTGGAGTCTCTGTGTTACTACCATTGACAGGAATTAAGCTACAACTTTAAATATAGCTTTTAACGTTtagtttattaaatttgttttctttaaagaaGGATTTCAATCCATAATTTACTGTATTTCACCGAATGTGTTCTGTTCGTGGCAAATTTACTTGGTAAAAGCAAAAGCATCAATCtaatacattatattttaaaagatcacCTCATTGCACAAATTGGTAATGACATTCCATTCACTTTCATCATGAAGTACGTAAGTAATTTGAAGCCTTTTAAAGAATAGAATTTGGAGAACCAAAATCCAATacgtaaagagaaaaaaaggagaagaaatcaTAGACTGCAACCAATAGATAAGGGTTGATTGTACTCCAACATCTCCTGATCGGTTCACTTGGCACTGGCAAGTTGGGTGCGGAGGAGCTTGGCAGCATCAACCATGTTCTTGAGAGCTGGCTTCACCTCAGAGTACTTGCGAGTTTTGAGTCCACAGTCAGGATTAACCCACAAGATGTTTGTCTCAAGCACTGCGAGCATCTTGTTGATTCTATCAGCAATCTCCTCGGTTGATGGTATTCTGGGAGAGTGGATATCATAGACACCAGGACCAATTCCAGCACCATACTTCACTCCCTCACGGAAGACTGAGAGAAGCTTTTCATCGGAGCGAGAGTTCTCGATGGTGATCACATCAGCATCCATGTCGATGATTGAGTGGATAATGTCATTGAAGTTGGAGTAGCACATGTGAGTGTGGATCTGcagtaaataaaaaagttagttcactacataaataaaatgcaataGGAAAAAAGACACCAACTTGAATTTGAGTTATGAAATTCCAAGTGAAGTGGAAAACAAACCTGGGTGGTGTCCTGTACGCCACAATTGGTGATCCTGAAGGAGTGGACTGCCCAATCCAAGTAAAAAGCTTGTTCGGATTTTCTAAGAGGCAAACCCTCTCTCAAAGCAGCCTCATCGATTTGGATAACAGTGATACCATTCTTCTCAAGATCCTCCACTTCATCCTTAATGGCCAAAGCAATCTGGTAGCAGGTCTCAAATCTGAAAAAAGGAAAACGAATCACTTATTGAAActatgaaatataaaatgacattttcccTATCTtgctccttttattttcaataccTAGGTTGGTCATTTCGGACAAAGGACCAGTTGAGTATGGTGACAGGGCCTGTAAGCATTCCTTTCATTGGGCGGGAAGTCATGCTCTGAGCCAAAGCGGACCAGAAGACAGTCATCGACTTAGGGCGACTCACATCACCATAGATGATTGGTGGCTTCACACAGCGAGAACCATAAGATTGCACCCAACCATTGGCAGAGAACACAAAACCTGACAATTGCTCTCCGAAGTATTCGACCATATCATTTCTCTACAATAATGAATGACCACACAAGTTGGATGTGTACAGGATTAGTAAACTAATATACAAgtaaactctaaaaataaaagagttttatGTAAACAAACAATGTTCCCtagatttttatattgtatgaGTGTGTGagcataaaaaactaatttgatgGGGAGAAAATCACCTCAGGCTCTCCATGAACCAAAACATCAATATCAAATTCCTCTTGAAGTTTGACAACTTTGCTAATTTCCTTCTTGATGGCTTCAACATAATCAACTTCAGAGACCCtaaaagaaaattcatgaaGACAATCAATAAATGTTTTTTGCCATAATACCACAAGtaggaaaaatatgaaaattatccTATGACTCACTTTTTGGCCTTGTATTCACGTCGGACTTTCCTTAGTTCCATGGTTTGTGGGAAGGAACCAATTGTGGTGGTTGGGAGGATCGGAAGGTTAAGCTTTTTCTGCTGAGCATCAAGTCTGGCACTAACATTTGTAACACGACGGTGATCAGAACCCTTCAATGCAGCAGCCTGAAAAGACCAGAAAagcatgttaaaataaatatacaaggaTTTTAGCAGAGTAACCATGCTTGAAAGCATCCACATGAAAGGAATCCAACAAAGTACTTACCGCCTTTTGAACTGCCTCATTGTTGACACGTGGGGAGGATTTCCTTGAGGTATGAGCTGCAACATTAGCAGAGAAGAATTCCTGTAAAATGAGATTGGAGGTTTAATAAGATTtttgaaagtataaaataagaaaagaagttGGTCAATCTAGCAACAAATGCTTCATAGCTGTTCAAGTATGGATAAAAGGACGAGACCTCATCCTTTTCACCGGCCAAAGCCTTGGCCAACGCATTTACTTCGACAACTTTCTGGGCagcaaatgcaagccatgattTGATTTCCTTGTCAAGCTTGGTCTCGTTGACAAGATCAACAGCAGTGTGGAGAAGAGAGCAAGAGGTGGAGACTACAAGCTTGTCTGTGTAGATAAATCATGAATGAGTCcatgtcataaaaatatttatcattgtgccaaaaatgcatgcaaaaaacagaagaaaagaatAGGTACCTTTGCCTACAATGCCCTCAAGAGCTTCGAGGGTGCTGAGAGAAGCAGCAAGATCATTGGCCCAAATGTTCCTTCCATCAACCACTCCAGCAAAGAGATATTTTCCCTTGGGGAACTCTCCCTTGATCAAGTCAAGGGTCTTGGTTCCACGAACCAAATCAAAACCTAGTGCAGTAACACCCTTCAAAGAGGTGAGGGTCTTGTATTGCTTGGCAGGAATATCAGCGAAGTAGGTTTCAATGAGAACGTTCAAGCCAGATACGGTTGACTCGAGTTCAGAATAGGCCTCGGTAAATGCTTCCAATTTGTGAGATTCAAGATCCATTACAAGCGTAGGCTCATCAAACTGAATCCAGGATGCACCGGCTTCTTTAAGCTCTGAAATAACCTCCCTGCAAATAATAATAGAACAATTACACCTATAAACATATAGAGGaccaataaatcaaaaaatcagaGTATAAATATAGAACAATTACTTGTAGATTGGAAGGATTTTTCCAAGaagggagagaagagaaaaggttTTCTCAACACCCTTTGCAGGTTTGGATAGCAACAAGTAGGAGACTGGACCAATAAGGACCGGTATTGTGTCTACTCCAAGCTGGGTGacagacaaaaaaaacaatcagtTTATAAAGAATTTGACAGGTGTACTCAAAAAATTCATACTAAAAAGCATGCATAATATCATGATGAGTATAGATTC
Coding sequences within it:
- the LOC133669126 gene encoding 5-methyltetrahydropteroyltriglutamate--homocysteine methyltransferase 1-like — translated: MASHIVGYPRMGPKRELKFALESFWDGKSSAEDLQKVAADLRESIWKQMTDAGIKYIPSNTFSYYDQMLDTTAMLGAVPPRYGWNGGEIGFDVYFSMARGNASVPAMEMTKWFDTNYHFIVPELGPDVNFSYASHKAVTEYKEAKALGVDTIPVLIGPVSYLLLSKPAKGVEKTFSLLSLLGKILPIYKEVISELKEAGASWIQFDEPTLVMDLESHKLEAFTEAYSELESTVSGLNVLIETYFADIPAKQYKTLTSLKGVTALGFDLVRGTKTLDLIKGEFPKGKYLFAGVVDGRNIWANDLAASLSTLEALEGIVGKDKLVVSTSCSLLHTAVDLVNETKLDKEIKSWLAFAAQKVVEVNALAKALAGEKDEEFFSANVAAHTSRKSSPRVNNEAVQKAAAALKGSDHRRVTNVSARLDAQQKKLNLPILPTTTIGSFPQTMELRKVRREYKAKKVSEVDYVEAIKKEISKVVKLQEEFDIDVLVHGEPERNDMVEYFGEQLSGFVFSANGWVQSYGSRCVKPPIIYGDVSRPKSMTVFWSALAQSMTSRPMKGMLTGPVTILNWSFVRNDQPRFETCYQIALAIKDEVEDLEKNGITVIQIDEAALREGLPLRKSEQAFYLDWAVHSFRITNCGVQDTTQIHTHMCYSNFNDIIHSIIDMDADVITIENSRSDEKLLSVFREGVKYGAGIGPGVYDIHSPRIPSTEEIADRINKMLAVLETNILWVNPDCGLKTRKYSEVKPALKNMVDAAKLLRTQLASAK